The following are from one region of the Quercus robur chromosome 1, dhQueRobu3.1, whole genome shotgun sequence genome:
- the LOC126719186 gene encoding glucosidase 2 subunit beta yields MKPSLGLICIALLISPFIFGSVFSSSSPLKHPLLGIAPEDEKYYKASSDWIKCKDGSKKFSKTQLNDDFCDCPDGTDEPGTSACPLGKFYCRNSGHTPRFLYSSRVNDAICDCCDGSDEYDGKVKCPNTCWEAGKVARDKLKKKIATYQEGVTLRKQDVEQAKLSLAKDEAELLKLKDEEKILKVLVEQLKERKDEIEKAEEKERLRKEIEEKERKEAEEKANQEKSKTEQEANQGTSEAEEKTNNEEKPIESMHVDDIGTVDDSSADQDVATDNDESEAEVEYSDDSGNEGSHVDGVEQHAAEAKEESAVIPETVHDSESKGNDASENTEGLSKEELGRLVASRWTGENTEKQTEEVDAVKDKDHGGHEEIPEATHDEEDDGYASETDDDNQRYEDEDIEDEVDEDFREEDHYDSGSYKSDLDTEPDLSDITTPSNPSWLEKIQKTVHNILRAVNLFQTSVNQTEAASVRKEYDDSSAKLSKLQSRISSLSQKLKHDFGPEKEFYSFYDRCFESKQNKYVYKVCPYKQASQEESHTTTRLGRWDKFEDSYRVMVFSNGDKCWNGPDRSLKVRLRCGLKNEVADVDEPSRCEYVALLSTPALCLEEKLKELQHKLELMNKEQPQSHDEL; encoded by the exons atgaagccAAGTTTGGGTCTCATATGTATTGCGCTTTTGATCTCACCTTTCATATTTGGATCAGTATTTTCATCTTCCTCTCCTCTCAAACACCCACTTCTCGGAATTGCTCCTGAAG ATGAGAAATATTACAAGGCATCATCGGATTGGATAAAATGTAAAGATGGATCAAagaaattcagcaaaacccaGCTCAATGATGACTTCTGTGACTGCCCTGATGGCACTGACGAGCCTG GTACCTCGGCATGCCCTTTGGGAAAATTCTATTGTCGGAATTCAGGACATACTCCTCGTTTCTTATATTCTTCTAGAGTGAATGATGCTATATGTG ACTGCTGTGATGGGAGTGATGAGTATGATGGTAAGGTGAAGTGCCCAAATACTTGCTGGGAGGCTGGCAAAGTGGCCAGAGAcaagttgaagaaaaagattgCTACATATCAAGAAGGTGTCACTTTACGAAAGCAGGATGTTGAACAAGCAAAACTATCTCTGGCAAAAGATGAGGCGGAACTGTTAAAGTTGAAAGACGAAGAAAAAATACTGAAGGTGCTTGTTGAACAGCTTAAAG AGCGTAAGGATGAAATTGAAAAGGCAGAGGAGAAAGAACGATTACGGAAAGAGAtagaagagaaggaaagaaaagaagctgAGGAGAAGGCTAACCAGGAAAAGAGCAAAACTGAGCAGGAAGCTAATCAGGGGACAAGTGAAGCTGAGGAGAAAACTAACAATGAAGAAAAACCCATTGAAAGTATGCATGTTGATGACATAGGAACTGTGGACGATTCTTCTGCAGATCAG GATGTTGCAACCGACAATGATGAGTCAGAAGCTGAAGTTGAGTACAGTGATGACTCTGGGAACGAAGGATCTCATGTTGATGGAGTAGAACAG CATGCAGCAGAAGCGAAGGAAGAGTCTGCAGTTATCCCTGAAACTGTTCATGATTCTGAAAGCAAG GGGAATGATGCATCTGAAAATACTGAGGGGTTATCGAAAGAAGAGTTGGGTCGCCTTGTTGCTTCTCGCTGGACAGGAGAGAATACTGAGAAACAaactgaagaagttgatgctgtAAAAGATAAAGATCATGGAGGCCATGAGGAGATACCCGAGGCCACACatgatgaggaagatgatggCTATGCTTCGGAAACAGATGATGACAACCAAAGATATGAGGATGAAGATATAGAAGATGAGGTAGATGAAGATTTTAGAGAGGAGGATCATTATGATTCTGGTTCATACAAATCTGACTTAGACACTGAGCCAGACTTGTCAG ATATAACAACCCCAAGTAACCCATCTTGGTTGGAGAAGATACAAAAAACTGTACACAACATTCTACGTGCTGTTAATTTATTCCAGACTTCAGTAAACCAGACAG AGGCTGCTAGTGTACGCAAAGAATATGATGATTCCAGTGCCAAGTTATCTAAACTTCAGTCAAGAATATCAAGTTTGTCGCAGAAGCTTAAACATGATTTTG GGCCAGAGAAGGAGTTTTATTCATTCTATGATCGTTGCTTTGAGAGCAAGCAGAACAA GTATGTTTACAAAGTCTGCCCATACAAACAAGCTTCCCAGGAGGAGAGTCATACTACAACTCGTTTGGG GCGCTGGGACAAATTTGAGGATTCATACCGAGTCATGGTGTTTTCAAATGGTGACAAATGCTGGAATGGGCCTGATAGAAGTTTGAAG GTCAGGCTAAGATGTGGACTGAAAAATGAGGTTGCTGATGTAGATGAACCAAGTCGTTGCGA ATATGTGGCATTGTTATCTACCCCAGCTCTTTGCCTAGAAGAAAAGCTTAAg GAACTGCAACATAAACTAGAGTTGATGAATAAAGAACAACCACAAAGCCACGATGAACTTTGA
- the LOC126713403 gene encoding uncharacterized protein LOC126713403, which translates to MDEEYEQRIESAVDIARHERDERRKRLKREQNPDDHRPVSYNDKTRTITTIPSGWLECPAVGEEICGFIVPSKVPLCESFEVPPGKRYSLKQLIHRQRVLGRKIGLVVDLTNTTRYYPVSDLKNLGIKHVKIQCKGRDAVPDNVSVNKFVHEVSQFISRQKSLKYHVLVHCTHGHNRTGFMIVHYIMRSLFPGSVSVTQAINVFAEARPPGIYKSEYIDALYAFYHEKKPRDIVVCPPTPEWKRSSDDYGGGSAADPLYETHDEERDVVIMSNDDVLGDEIPWDQQDAMRSFCYQTLRLGVGARGNTQFPGSHPVSLNKDNLQLLGQHYYYTTWKADGTRYMMLITIDGCYLIDRNFNFRRVQMRFPCRDQTHHYTLLDGEMVIDSIKNTDKKERRYLIYDMMAINQVSVIDLPFYERWKLLEKEVIEPRNYERANVLQCRNPYYRYDLEPFRVRRKDFWLLSTVNKVLELKLSHESDGLIFQGRDDPYVPRTHEGLLKWKFANMNSVDFLFEVNGDNRQLLFLHERGRKRLMEGNRVAFEDGIDPSSYSGKIIECSWDSEKDEWIFMRIRLDKSAPNDFNTYKKVVRSIRDNITKDILLNEIGEIIRLPMYVDRIQNDSKAHHQTNLAPHR; encoded by the coding sequence ATGGATGAAGAATATGAACAACGCATAGAGTCTGCAGTTGATATAGCTCGCCACGAGCGCGACGAAAGACGCAAAAGATTGAAAAGGGAACAAAACCCAGATGATCACAGACCAGTTTCATATAATGATAAAACCAGAACTATTACTACTATACCGTCCGGTTGGTTGGAATGCCCTGCAGTTGGTGAAGAAATATGCGGTTTCATAGTTCCTTCTAAGGTTCCGCTTTGTGAATCCTTCGAAGTTCCTCCCGGAAAAAGATACTCGTTGAAGCAACTGATTCATCGGCAGAGAGTTTTGGGAAGAAAGATTGGTTTGGTGGTGGATTTAACGAATACTACTCGGTACTATCCGGTGTCGGATTTGAAGAACTTGGGCATCAAGCATGTTAAGATTCAGTGCAAGGGTCGGGATGCTGTACCCGATAATGTATCTGTGAATAAGTTTGTTCATGAGGTCTCGCAATTCATATCTCGTCAGAAAAGTCTCAAGTATCATGTTCTTGTTCACTGTACTCATGGCCATAATCGCACCGGATTTATGATTGTTCATTATATTATGCGCTCGCTTTTTCCTGGTTCTGTCAGTGTCACCCAGGCGATCAATGTGTTTGCCGAAGCTCGGCCTCCGGGAATTTACAAATCGGAATATATTGATGCGTTGTATGCATTTTATCATGAAAAGAAGCCTCGGGATATTGTTGTTTGCCCTCCAACTCCGGAGTGGAAAAGGTCTTCTGATGATTATGGAGGCGGCTCGGCTGCTGATCCATTGTATGAGACTCATGATGAGGAGAGAGATGTAGTGATAATGAGCAATGATGATGTACTAGGAGATGAGATACCTTGGGACCAGCAAGATGCAATGCGTAGTTTCTGCTATCAAACGCTTAGGCTGGGTGTTGGGGCAAGAGGGAACACACAGTTTCCAGGGTCACACCCAGTTTCTCTTAACAAGGACAATCTGCAGCTGTTGGGGCAACACTATTATTATACCACATGGAAAGCTGATGGAACGCGATATATGATGCTGATAACCATAGATGGGTGTTACTTGATTGATCGGAATTTCAATTTTCGACGAGTCCAGATGAGGTTTCCTTGCAGAGACCAGACTCATCACTATACATTACTTGATGGGGAGATGGTAATTGATTCTATTAAGAATACAgataagaaagagagaagatatCTTATCTATGATATGATGGCCATTAATCAAGTTTCTGTAATAGATTTGCCTTTCTATGAACGCTGGAAGTTGCTTGAGAAAGAAGTGATTGAACCTCGGAATTATGAACGGGCAAATGTTCTCCAATGTAGGAATCCTTATTATAGATATGACCTTGAACCTTTTAGAGTGAGGAGGAAAGACTTTTGGTTGCTCTCTACTGTTAACAAGGTTTTGGAGCTAAAGCTTTCACATGAATCAGATGGTCTTATTTTTCAGGGTCGGGATGATCCTTATGTTCCTCGCACACATGAAGGCCTCTTGAAGTGGAAATTTGCTAACATGAACTCGGTTGATTTTCTATTTGAGGTGAATGGTGATAATCGTCAGCTTCTTTTTCTGCATGAACGAGGGAGGAAGAGACTGATGGAAGGGAATCGGGTTGCATTCGAAGACGGTATAGATCCTTCTTCATATTCTGGAAAGATTATTGAGTGTTCATGGGATTCTGAAAAAGATGAATGGATCTTCATGCGGATCAGACTAGATAAATCAGCTCCGAATGATTTCAATACATACAAGAAGGTAGTTCGGAGTATAAGAGACAATATCACTAAGGACATCTTGTTGAATGAGATTGGAGAGATCATTCGCCTGCCCATGTATGTTGATAGGATTCAAAATGATAGCAAAGCCCACCATCAAACAAATCTAGCTCCACACAGGTGA
- the LOC126719201 gene encoding E3 ubiquitin-protein ligase BRE1-like 2 isoform X1, with protein sequence MENEADYDEPETKRPHLSPFSSASPRNSATAATSPSTNKTVDATVLQYQNQKLLQQIDIQKQELHDIEARIKELKDKQSSYDDILIVVNQLWNQLVDDLILLGVRAGAGQVALEFLDCADHSRGSIPSCPAEEIFLCRLLQRGSIEANGNDEIIRYVEDALALRHSSTRELLKILQDSIDDQRVRTESIARALHGKLSSEDAIIQLSKIDDIMKEEAIKLGEVIDILHLKHKEYIDKIQTYISSHSILESEIKRLAGELDECVAELEESRRKLVNLKMQKDVASGMQTPTHGTANGNLSPEKPVDRTMGLRELKDSIEESKILAEDRLSEVQDAQGENLSLSKQLQDLQNELKDEKYIRLSRLYSLRNDQLQHWNAEVEQYKVLTESLQAERPLIMRREKEVSVKLESADALRNAIDNAESRIGELELQLQKRIDEKNELEIKMEEAAQDAGRKDIKSEFRVMASALSKEMGMMETQLKRWKEAAHDALSLSEEAQSLKAQLDRKSNEMQSLADKCAEQMMEIKSLKELIDKLQKEKLELQIFLDLYGQESHDNRDLMEIKESERRAHSQAEVLRNALDEHSLELRVKAANEAEAACQQRLSAAEAEIADLRVKLDASERDVLELTEAIRNKDAEAEAYIAEIETIGQAYEDMQTQNQHLLQQVTERDDYNLKLVSESVKTKQAQSALLSEKQALEKQFQQINASIESLKMRISHSEEQMEPCLTEAIKCTHEERHLAVNLETAKWELNDAEKELKWLKSATASSEKEYEQIQQDMDDIQMDLENERSSRKKLEDELRELNIKVAEMSSETGEAAIQKLQDEIKSCKSILKCSVCSDRPKEVVIVKCYHLFCNPCIQKNLEIRHRKCPACGNAFGQNDVRFVKI encoded by the exons atggagaacgaaGCAGACTACGATGAGCCCGAGACGAAGCGTCCTCACCTCAGCCCTTTCTCCTCCGCCTCGCCTCGCAATTCCGCCACCGCCGCCACTTCCCCATCAACCAACAAAACC GTTGATGCTACAGTGCTCCAGTACCAGAATCAGAAACTTCTTCAGCAGATAGACATACAAAAACAAGAGTTGCATGATATTGAAGCAAGGATTAAAGAATTAAAAGACAAGCAAAGTTCGTATGATGATATATTAATTGTAGTGAACCAACTCTGGAATCAG TTGGTTGATGACTTAATCCTTCTTGGAGTACGAGCTGGGGCAGGCCAGGTTGCTTTGGAATTTCTGGACTGTGCTGATCACTCTCGAg GTTCAATTCCATCATGTCCTGCTGAGGAAATATTTCTTTGTAGACTGCTACAAAGGGGTTCTATTGAAGCCAATGGTAATGATGAGATCATTAGATATGTTGAAGATGCCCTTGCTTTGCGTCATTCATCTACTAGGGAGTTGTTGAAAATCCTGCAAGATTCAATTGATGATCAAAGGGTGAGGACTGAGAGCATTGCTCGTGCTTTGCATGGAAAACTATCTTCAGAAG ATGCCATCATCCAATTGTCAAAGATTGATGATATTATGAAAGAGGAGGCTATCAAGCTGGGTGAAGTGATCGATATTCTCCACTTGAAGCATAAAGAATACATTGATAAGATTCAAACTTACATTAGCAGCCATTCAATTCTTGAATCTGAGATTAAGCGCCTTGCAG GTGAGCTGGACGAGTGTGTTGCTGAACTTGAAGAGAGTAGAAGAAAACTAGTCAATCTGAAAATGCAAAAGGATGTAGCATCTGGGATGCAAACCCCCACTCATGGTACAGCCAATGGAAACTTGTCACCAGAAAAGCCTGTAGATAGGACAATGGGTTTGCGGGAATTGAAGGACTctattgaggaatcaaag ATACTGGCAGAAGATCGTCTTTCTGAGGTTCAAGATGCACAGGGAGAAAATCTAAGCTTGTCAAAACAATTGCAAGATCTTCAG AATGAACTGAAGGATGAAAAATATATTCGCTTATCCCGATTATACTCTTTGCGAAATGATCAACTCCAACATTGGAATGCTGAAGTGGAGCAGTACAAAGTATTGACAGAGTCTCTGCAG gCTGAAAGGCCTCTTATCATGAGAAGGGAGAAGGAGGTGAGTGTAAAACTAGAATCAGCAGATGCTTTGAGGAATGCCATTGATAATGCTGAATCTAGGATTGGAGAGCTGGAGCTTCAGCTACAGAAACGTATCGATGAAAAAAATGAGCTTGAGATTAAGATGGAAGAAGCTGCGCAGGATGCAG GGAGAAAGGATATTAAATCAGAGTTTCGTGTAATGGCTTCGGCTTTGTCTAAAGAAATGGGAATGATGGAAACTCAATTGAAGCGATGGAAGGAGGCAGCCCATGACGCACTGTCCTTAAGTGAGGAAGCCCAGTCTCTAAAAGCTCAACTAGATAGGAAG AGTAATGAAATGCAGAGCTTAGCAGACAAATGTGCTGAACAGATGATGGAGATCAAGTCTCTTAAGGAACTG ATTGATAAGTTGCAGAAGGAAAAACTGGAACTGCAAATCTTCTTGGACTTGTATGGACAGGAAAGTCATGACAATAG AGATTTGATGGAAATCAAAGAATCAGAACGCAGAGCTCACTCACAAGCTGAAGTCTTGAGAAATGCTTTAGATGAACATAGTCTAGAGTTGAGAGTGAAAGCTGCCAATGAAGCTGAGGCTGCTTGCCAACAAAGGCTTTCTGCTGCTGAAGCTGAAATAGCTGATTTAAGGGTTAAATTGGATGCTTCTGAGAG GGATGTTTTGGAGCTTACTGAGGCTATTAGAAATAAAGACGCAGAAGCAGAGGCATACATAGCAGAAATCGAG ACCATCGGTCAAGCATATGAAGATATGCAGACACAGAACCAACATCTGTTGCAGCAGGTGACTGAGAGGGACGATTATAATCTCAAG CTTGTTTCCGAGAGTGTGAAGACAAAGCAGGCACAGAGCGCTTTACTCTCTGAGAAGCAGGCATTGGAAAAGCAATTTCAGCAAATTAATGCATCAATAGAATCCTTAAAAATGAGGATTTCTCACAGTGAAGAGCAG ATGGAGCCTTGTCTGACAGAAGCCATTAAATGTACTCACGAAGAAAGACATCTTGCAGTCAACCTGGAAACAGCCAAGTGGGAATTGAATGATGCTGAGAAGGAGTTGAAGTGGCTTAAATCTGCTACTGCTTCCTCTGAGAAGGAATATGAGCAAATCCAGCAGGATATGGATGATATCCAAATGGATTTAGAGAATGaaag AAGCTCAAGGAAGAAGCTTGAGGACGAGCTTAGGGAATTGAATATCAAGGTTGCCGAGATGAGTTCTGAAACTGGAGAGGCTGCAATACAGAAACTCCAAGATGAAATCAAGAGTTGCAAGTCTATTCTAAAGTGCAGCGTGTGTTCTGATCGGCCAAAGGAG GTTGTAATCGTGAAGTGCTATCATCTTTTCTGCAATCCATGCATCCAAAAAAACCTAGAGATTCGCCATCGGAAGTGTCCTGCATGTGGAAATGCATTTGGTCAAAATGACGTTCGGTTTGTAAAGATATAG
- the LOC126719201 gene encoding E3 ubiquitin-protein ligase BRE1-like 2 isoform X2 → MKEEAIKLGEVIDILHLKHKEYIDKIQTYISSHSILESEIKRLAGELDECVAELEESRRKLVNLKMQKDVASGMQTPTHGTANGNLSPEKPVDRTMGLRELKDSIEESKILAEDRLSEVQDAQGENLSLSKQLQDLQNELKDEKYIRLSRLYSLRNDQLQHWNAEVEQYKVLTESLQAERPLIMRREKEVSVKLESADALRNAIDNAESRIGELELQLQKRIDEKNELEIKMEEAAQDAGRKDIKSEFRVMASALSKEMGMMETQLKRWKEAAHDALSLSEEAQSLKAQLDRKSNEMQSLADKCAEQMMEIKSLKELIDKLQKEKLELQIFLDLYGQESHDNRDLMEIKESERRAHSQAEVLRNALDEHSLELRVKAANEAEAACQQRLSAAEAEIADLRVKLDASERDVLELTEAIRNKDAEAEAYIAEIETIGQAYEDMQTQNQHLLQQVTERDDYNLKLVSESVKTKQAQSALLSEKQALEKQFQQINASIESLKMRISHSEEQMEPCLTEAIKCTHEERHLAVNLETAKWELNDAEKELKWLKSATASSEKEYEQIQQDMDDIQMDLENERSSRKKLEDELRELNIKVAEMSSETGEAAIQKLQDEIKSCKSILKCSVCSDRPKEVVIVKCYHLFCNPCIQKNLEIRHRKCPACGNAFGQNDVRFVKI, encoded by the exons ATGAAAGAGGAGGCTATCAAGCTGGGTGAAGTGATCGATATTCTCCACTTGAAGCATAAAGAATACATTGATAAGATTCAAACTTACATTAGCAGCCATTCAATTCTTGAATCTGAGATTAAGCGCCTTGCAG GTGAGCTGGACGAGTGTGTTGCTGAACTTGAAGAGAGTAGAAGAAAACTAGTCAATCTGAAAATGCAAAAGGATGTAGCATCTGGGATGCAAACCCCCACTCATGGTACAGCCAATGGAAACTTGTCACCAGAAAAGCCTGTAGATAGGACAATGGGTTTGCGGGAATTGAAGGACTctattgaggaatcaaag ATACTGGCAGAAGATCGTCTTTCTGAGGTTCAAGATGCACAGGGAGAAAATCTAAGCTTGTCAAAACAATTGCAAGATCTTCAG AATGAACTGAAGGATGAAAAATATATTCGCTTATCCCGATTATACTCTTTGCGAAATGATCAACTCCAACATTGGAATGCTGAAGTGGAGCAGTACAAAGTATTGACAGAGTCTCTGCAG gCTGAAAGGCCTCTTATCATGAGAAGGGAGAAGGAGGTGAGTGTAAAACTAGAATCAGCAGATGCTTTGAGGAATGCCATTGATAATGCTGAATCTAGGATTGGAGAGCTGGAGCTTCAGCTACAGAAACGTATCGATGAAAAAAATGAGCTTGAGATTAAGATGGAAGAAGCTGCGCAGGATGCAG GGAGAAAGGATATTAAATCAGAGTTTCGTGTAATGGCTTCGGCTTTGTCTAAAGAAATGGGAATGATGGAAACTCAATTGAAGCGATGGAAGGAGGCAGCCCATGACGCACTGTCCTTAAGTGAGGAAGCCCAGTCTCTAAAAGCTCAACTAGATAGGAAG AGTAATGAAATGCAGAGCTTAGCAGACAAATGTGCTGAACAGATGATGGAGATCAAGTCTCTTAAGGAACTG ATTGATAAGTTGCAGAAGGAAAAACTGGAACTGCAAATCTTCTTGGACTTGTATGGACAGGAAAGTCATGACAATAG AGATTTGATGGAAATCAAAGAATCAGAACGCAGAGCTCACTCACAAGCTGAAGTCTTGAGAAATGCTTTAGATGAACATAGTCTAGAGTTGAGAGTGAAAGCTGCCAATGAAGCTGAGGCTGCTTGCCAACAAAGGCTTTCTGCTGCTGAAGCTGAAATAGCTGATTTAAGGGTTAAATTGGATGCTTCTGAGAG GGATGTTTTGGAGCTTACTGAGGCTATTAGAAATAAAGACGCAGAAGCAGAGGCATACATAGCAGAAATCGAG ACCATCGGTCAAGCATATGAAGATATGCAGACACAGAACCAACATCTGTTGCAGCAGGTGACTGAGAGGGACGATTATAATCTCAAG CTTGTTTCCGAGAGTGTGAAGACAAAGCAGGCACAGAGCGCTTTACTCTCTGAGAAGCAGGCATTGGAAAAGCAATTTCAGCAAATTAATGCATCAATAGAATCCTTAAAAATGAGGATTTCTCACAGTGAAGAGCAG ATGGAGCCTTGTCTGACAGAAGCCATTAAATGTACTCACGAAGAAAGACATCTTGCAGTCAACCTGGAAACAGCCAAGTGGGAATTGAATGATGCTGAGAAGGAGTTGAAGTGGCTTAAATCTGCTACTGCTTCCTCTGAGAAGGAATATGAGCAAATCCAGCAGGATATGGATGATATCCAAATGGATTTAGAGAATGaaag AAGCTCAAGGAAGAAGCTTGAGGACGAGCTTAGGGAATTGAATATCAAGGTTGCCGAGATGAGTTCTGAAACTGGAGAGGCTGCAATACAGAAACTCCAAGATGAAATCAAGAGTTGCAAGTCTATTCTAAAGTGCAGCGTGTGTTCTGATCGGCCAAAGGAG GTTGTAATCGTGAAGTGCTATCATCTTTTCTGCAATCCATGCATCCAAAAAAACCTAGAGATTCGCCATCGGAAGTGTCCTGCATGTGGAAATGCATTTGGTCAAAATGACGTTCGGTTTGTAAAGATATAG
- the LOC126719223 gene encoding uncharacterized protein LOC126719223 — protein sequence MLLSLVHTSSFTSPFESKNYTSNLNPTTLLLPNSFFPDFQTEVPTNALKSLLCLSSKRRSQSKRAFPTTTTHASLLEAPVLWAGRLCIFYALLKAGLAGSQSNPLVSELEGGDGGAGDLGFSQWLENIQGKPVNEAADKRKLVSKWHPTTKGTLRRNYRVPSKSEGRHLLKAIASLLSDDDHFTDATSHKGCQIRRETAHGESVCCNNVRALFDELPTPHLTVEITPFPAGPLTEKDYTKAEKLERVLRSGPSI from the exons atgcttCTCTCTCTTGTACACACCAGCAGCTTCACATCACCTTTTGAATCCAAAAACTATACCAGCAATCTCAATCCCACCACTTTGCTGTTGCCCAACTCCTTCTTTCCAGACTTTCAAACTGAAGTGCCCACAAATGCCCTCAAAAGTTTACTTTGTTTGAGTAGTAAAAGAAGATCACAGAGTAAGAGAGCTTTCCCTACCACCACTACTCATGCTTCTCTGCTTGAAGCTCCTGTTTTGTGGGCTGGTAGGCTTTGCATCTTCTATGCCCTCTTGAAGGCTGGCTTGGCTGGATCTCAATCTAACCCACTTGTCTCAG AATTGGAAGGTGGTGATGGTGGAGCTGGTGATTTGGGGTTCTCTCAGTGGTTGGAGAACATACAAGGGAAACCAG TTAATGAAGCAGCTGACAAAAGGAAATTAGTGAGTAAATGGCATCCTACAACAAAGGGTACACTTAGAAGGAACTACAGAGTGCCGTCAAAATCTGAGGGGCGGCACCTGCTTAAAGCCATTGCTTCCCTATTGTCAGATGATGATCACTTCACAGACGCCACTTCCCACAAG GGCTGTCAAATTAGAAGGGAGACTGCTCATGGAGAAAGTGTTTGTTGTAACAACGTGAGGGCTCTGTTTGATGAGCTCCCAACACCCCACCTAACTGTTGAAATCACACCTTTTCCAGCTGGGCCTCTCACAGAAAAGGATTACACCAAGGCTGAGAAGCTTGAGAGGGTGCTCAGATCCGGTCCTTCTATTTGA